In the Acetobacterium sp. KB-1 genome, ATATGGCCCACCATAACAATGTGAAGGTTGATCCCGACTCGATCTTTGACATCCAGGTCAAGCGAATCCATGAATATAAGCGACAATTACTAAACGCTCTCCATGTCCTTTATCTGTATAATCGGCTTAAAGAAAACCCCAATCTGGAAATGGCGCCTCGTACCTTTATCTTTGCCGGCAAAGCAGCACCCGGGTATTACTATGCCAAAGCGGTTATTAAGCTGATCACCGCCATTGCTGAGCTGGTTAACAATGATCCGTCCCTCCATGACAAACTAAAGGTCGTTTTTCTGGCCAATTTCAATGTTTCACTGGCCGAGATTATCTATCCGGCGGCCAATATCTCAGAACAGATTTCAACCGCCGGAAAAGAAGCTTCGGGAACCGGAAACATGAAATTTATGATGAACGGGGCCATTACCCTGGGCACTATGGACGGCGCCAATATCGAAATTCTGGACGCCGTTGGTCCCAGTAATATTGTCACCTTTGGTCTGTCTGCTGACGAGGTCCATCACTATCAGAAATATGGCGGCTATCGATCGGTCGATATTTTTGAGCAGGACCCCCGAATACAACAGGTCCTTCACCAACTGATTGATGGAACCCTCGGACATGGCCTCAGCTTCCAGGCCATCTATGATTCCCTGCTTTTGTATAATGATGGCTATTTTGTCTTAAAAGATTTTAATGCCTATACCGATGCTCAAAATCAGGTGGATCATCTCTTTCGCAATCCGACCGTTTGGACCAAAATGTCGATCAGCAACGTAGCAAATTCCGGTATTTTCTCAAGTGATCGTTCGATTGCCGACTATCAACGGGAAATCTGGAAAATCATTTAAGGAGGTATCACTTTGAATACTGAATGTGTCGCAATGCTCCTGGCGGGAGGTCAGGGGAGTCGTTTGGGCTCCCTGACCTTTAATAACGCCAAACCGGCGGTTTTATTTGGGGGAAAATATCGGATCATTGATTTTCCGCTTAGCAATTGTATGAACTCGGATATTGATGTGGTGGGCGTACTGACCCAATACCGCCCCTATATCCTGAATAATTATATTGGTGATGGATCGGCCTGGGCGCTGGATCAGGTCCAGGGCGGTGTCCATATCCTGCCCCCCTATATGGGCCAAAAAGGGGGCCGCTGGTACTCGGGAACTGCCGATGCCATTTATCAGAACTTGGACTTCATTGACCGTTTTGATCCCGAATATGTGCTGATTCTTTCGGGGGATCACATTTATAAGATGGATTATTCGCAAATGTTGGCCTTTCACAAAGAAAAAGAGGCTGATCTGACCATTGCGGTGATGGATGTCCCTTGGGAAGATGCTCATCGGTTTGGAATCGTTAACACTGATGAAGAGCACTCGATCAAAGAATTCCAGGAAAAACCCGAACATCCCAAAAGTAACAAGGCGTCGATGGGTATTTATATTTTTACCTGGAAAGAACTCAAAAAAGCCCTGCTAGACGATGCCGGAAACCGGGAATCTGAACATGACTTTGGACATAATGTGATTCCCGAGCTTCATGAAAGCGGCAAACGAATTTTTGCCTATCCTTTCTCCGGCTACTGGCGCGATGTGGGTACGGTTCAAAGTTACTATGATGCCAATATGGATCTTTTGGACACCAGTTGTGATTTTGACCTCAGTGATCGAAACTTTCGCATCTTTTCGAACAATACCAGCCAACATCCGCAATTCATCGGCCCCCAGGCCCGGATCATCAACAGTCTGATCTGTGATGGATGCATTATCTTTGGTCGCGTCGAAAATTCCATTTTGTCTCATGATGTAGTGATTCATAAAAAAACCAGCTTGAAAAATGTGATTGTACACACCGGAGCGATCATTGAAGATGGGGCCATTTTAGAAAATTGTGTCGTTGGAGCCCGAGCCAGAATTAAAGGCGATGCCCGCTACATTACCGACCCCGACGATACAACTCCTGAAATACATGTCATCAATAACTAAAAAGGAGTAAGGAAAAATGAAAAATGCTGTTGGACTTATCTTAAATGTGGATGGTGAGGATGATTCCTTAAAAGATTTTCTTTCCCATCGTAGCCTGAGCACCCTGCCTTTCGGCGGACGTTATCGTCTTATCGACTTTACCCTCTCCAATATGGTTAATTCCGGTTTATCTCAAATTGGTGTCATCGGTTCCCATAAATACAGTTCCCTGGTGGATCATCTGGGAACCGGCAAGGAGTGGTCCCTAAGTCGAAAAACGCAGGATCTTTCGATTCTCTCAGGCTCTAATAATTACCATATCGGGCGTCTGATCAAGGTTAATCTGCGTAATCTTCAGAATAACCGGGGCTTTTTGGACGCCACCACTGCTGAACATGTGTTGATTGCGTCTCCTAACCTGGTTACCACCTTTGATTTTAAAAATGCTTATGATCTGCATTTAAAAAATGACAGTGATATTACCTTGATCTTTAAAAAAGATGATCCCCTGTACCATCTCAGGGACAATGATCTTTTCCTGGAGTTTACCAAAAATCGGGTCAGCGGTCTCCACTACAAAAGAGAACATACCACTGGGCATTTTTTTGCTGAAATGTTTTTTGTTAAAAAATCCATTCTGGAGGAATTGCTGGATCTTAGTGAGCGGACCGGAGACTTTGACTTAATGGATATCATCAAATACAACATCGACACCCTCCGGGTCTTCGGTGCCCAGCATTGCGGTTATATCAAACGGGTAAACTGCCTGGAAAACTATATGAAAACCAGTATGGATTTATTGGAATATGACGTTATGCAAGAACTCTTTATGGGTAAAAATTCCATTCATACTAAAATAAAAGACAACCACCCAACCCTTTATAACGATCCCGCCGAGGTGTACAATTCCATTGTCGGTAGCGGCTGCACCATTGACGGAACCATTAATCACAGCATTATTTTTCGAGATACCCAAATGAATGTTGGCTCACACATCCAAAACAGTATCATTATGCAGCGGTGTGAAATTGGGAGAAATGTTAATCTAAACTATGTGGTCATGGATAAGGATACTAAAATCAGTGACCATACCACCTTAGTGGGTAAACCCCACGCTCCCATTGTTTTAAAGAAAGGCACGGTAATTTAAATGTTGAATGTCCTATTTGTTGCTTCAGAAGCTTACCCTTTTTCAAAAAGTGGTGGCTTGGGAGACGTCCTTGGCGCCCTGCCAAAATCATTTCCCGAAGATGTCGATGCCCGGGTTATCCTTCCCTTATACAGCACCATCCCAGAAGAATTACGCCTACAAATAAAACCCCTCAAACACTTTCAGATATGGATGTCGGATACCCTGCATTATTGCGGCCTGTTGACCTGTGAATACGAAGGTGTCACTTTTTATTTTATTGATAATGAAGCTTTTTTTAAGCGCCCCTCACTTTATGGCTATTTCGATGACGGCGAACGGTTTTGCTTTTTTTGCCGGGCCGTATTGGATTCTCTACCATTACTGGATTTTTCTCCGGACATTATTCACTGCAACGACTGGCAGACGGCCGCTGTTCCCTATCTGATCAAGCATCAATATCGCCGGGCTTTTCCTGACACCAAGGTGGTTTTTACCATTCATAATATCCGCTATCAGGGGGTTTATGGTTTTCACGATATCAGCCCCTACCTCCATCTGGGCTTCTTACCCTCAGACTTGGAGTATTACGGAAAGATTAATCTGATGAAAGGCGCTCTTTATACGGCTGATCTAATCACCACGGTCAGTCCAACCTACGCAAATGAACTAACCGACCCCTACTATGGCGAAGGCCTGGACGGGGTAATCCGCCATCTCAGTCACCAGGTAGTGGGGATTCTCAATGGCATCGATGAGTCCATTTATAATTCAGAGACTGACCCCGCCTTATTTGTTCCCTTTGACAGTCCCGAAAAAAAGAAGGCCGACAATAAAAAAGCCTTACAGGAATATCTCGATCTGCCGGTCCGTGAGGATGTTCCGATGGTATCGATGATCACCCGGTTAGTTGAACAAAAAGGTCTGGATCTGGTGTCCAACGTGATCCATGAGATTTTACAGCAGAATCTGCAGCTCGTTATTCTGGGGACCGGCGATGCTGTTTATGAAAA is a window encoding:
- a CDS encoding glucose-1-phosphate adenylyltransferase; protein product: MNTECVAMLLAGGQGSRLGSLTFNNAKPAVLFGGKYRIIDFPLSNCMNSDIDVVGVLTQYRPYILNNYIGDGSAWALDQVQGGVHILPPYMGQKGGRWYSGTADAIYQNLDFIDRFDPEYVLILSGDHIYKMDYSQMLAFHKEKEADLTIAVMDVPWEDAHRFGIVNTDEEHSIKEFQEKPEHPKSNKASMGIYIFTWKELKKALLDDAGNRESEHDFGHNVIPELHESGKRIFAYPFSGYWRDVGTVQSYYDANMDLLDTSCDFDLSDRNFRIFSNNTSQHPQFIGPQARIINSLICDGCIIFGRVENSILSHDVVIHKKTSLKNVIVHTGAIIEDGAILENCVVGARARIKGDARYITDPDDTTPEIHVINN
- the glgD gene encoding glucose-1-phosphate adenylyltransferase subunit GlgD; the encoded protein is MKNAVGLILNVDGEDDSLKDFLSHRSLSTLPFGGRYRLIDFTLSNMVNSGLSQIGVIGSHKYSSLVDHLGTGKEWSLSRKTQDLSILSGSNNYHIGRLIKVNLRNLQNNRGFLDATTAEHVLIASPNLVTTFDFKNAYDLHLKNDSDITLIFKKDDPLYHLRDNDLFLEFTKNRVSGLHYKREHTTGHFFAEMFFVKKSILEELLDLSERTGDFDLMDIIKYNIDTLRVFGAQHCGYIKRVNCLENYMKTSMDLLEYDVMQELFMGKNSIHTKIKDNHPTLYNDPAEVYNSIVGSGCTIDGTINHSIIFRDTQMNVGSHIQNSIIMQRCEIGRNVNLNYVVMDKDTKISDHTTLVGKPHAPIVLKKGTVI
- the glgA gene encoding glycogen synthase GlgA encodes the protein MNVLFVASEAYPFSKSGGLGDVLGALPKSFPEDVDARVILPLYSTIPEELRLQIKPLKHFQIWMSDTLHYCGLLTCEYEGVTFYFIDNEAFFKRPSLYGYFDDGERFCFFCRAVLDSLPLLDFSPDIIHCNDWQTAAVPYLIKHQYRRAFPDTKVVFTIHNIRYQGVYGFHDISPYLHLGFLPSDLEYYGKINLMKGALYTADLITTVSPTYANELTDPYYGEGLDGVIRHLSHQVVGILNGIDESIYNSETDPALFVPFDSPEKKKADNKKALQEYLDLPVREDVPMVSMITRLVEQKGLDLVSNVIHEILQQNLQLVILGTGDAVYENLFRSIAYNYPDKMVAIIDFDEALSRKIYAASDYFLMPSKFEPCGLSQMIAMRYGAVPIVRETGGLKDTITYFNPKTKNGNGLSFATYNAHDMLFTIQHAVALYHDAPASFKMLVRNAYNSHFDWKQSADTYLSYYNKLME